From the Pseudoalteromonas tunicata genome, one window contains:
- a CDS encoding EAL domain-containing protein codes for MQSNTKKAVLVTLCAQLALNSFPTQSHEVSFAQSVYFIPAMLIAMLLPFSLLTIYKLIRSQKKLQISEDRLKSSFLGSGDTLWDWNIVTGELTRINDGQFFEQDKNVTTPPNRKNIHPQDLPKVELLLKQHFSGHTAFFEASYRTKDNLGRWRWVLDRGKVIETDPQLKPTRMTGTVKDISRIKSTEERLNLFAKCVENLSDAIAICDRNFNIIDINPSFLRFFGKQRDHYINKPFKLHGYKESYIEKLKTFLLDKGHWQEELKLPNENKELMPIDLSIDVVKNSTGKVTHFVVLYSDISERKKAESELQRLSNRDRLTGLPNRNLFFTNLKKLGAQKCHHALLVFDLDNFKKINDSLGHQLGDMLLCRLANRLIKLTRQQDSFYRLGGDEFALVIVGTNDIHKITSTAKEFLHEITQPFHMAGHELVITSSVGVVLFPEDGNTPEILLKNADTAMYHAKQQGNRYLFFNDTMNRQAVKRLQIENLMRFGLKEDHFCVYYQPKMNTETNELVGMEALVRFITPNKGLISPAQFIPIAEETGQIIEIGEVVLDKACADVKRWLNKGLFSGRVAVNLSAKQFALPDLTARIDAILQKHSLPSYFLELEITEGTVMDDPKEAIAIMKSLSARGIHLAMDDFGTGYSSLAYLKQFPLNTLKVDKAFIDDMSTERGRNMVDSIVTIAHNLDLSVVAEGVEYAEQVHILSELNCETIQGYYYSKPLSAEHFEQFLEKQQGRQTNKLTLVKS; via the coding sequence ATGCAGTCAAATACAAAAAAAGCAGTCTTAGTTACACTTTGTGCTCAATTGGCTTTAAACTCTTTTCCAACTCAGAGTCATGAAGTTAGTTTTGCCCAATCGGTGTATTTTATCCCGGCCATGCTCATTGCAATGCTGCTGCCTTTTTCGCTGCTTACTATTTATAAATTAATCCGCTCGCAAAAAAAGCTACAAATTTCTGAAGATCGACTGAAAAGCAGCTTCCTAGGCAGCGGCGATACCCTCTGGGATTGGAACATTGTTACTGGGGAGCTCACTCGAATTAACGACGGGCAGTTTTTTGAACAAGACAAAAATGTTACCACCCCACCTAATCGTAAAAACATTCATCCGCAAGATTTACCTAAAGTTGAATTATTACTAAAACAGCATTTCTCCGGCCATACTGCTTTTTTTGAAGCCAGTTACCGCACAAAAGACAATTTGGGTCGTTGGCGCTGGGTACTCGATCGCGGTAAAGTGATTGAAACCGATCCCCAACTAAAACCAACCCGTATGACGGGCACAGTGAAAGATATTAGTCGAATTAAATCGACCGAAGAGCGGCTTAATCTTTTTGCCAAATGTGTTGAAAACTTAAGTGATGCCATCGCTATTTGCGACCGTAACTTTAATATTATTGATATCAATCCTAGTTTTTTGCGTTTTTTTGGTAAACAACGCGATCATTACATTAATAAGCCATTTAAGCTGCATGGCTATAAAGAAAGCTATATTGAAAAATTAAAAACATTTTTACTCGACAAAGGCCATTGGCAAGAAGAGCTTAAACTTCCAAATGAAAACAAAGAGTTGATGCCAATCGATTTATCAATCGATGTAGTTAAAAACAGTACAGGCAAAGTCACTCATTTTGTAGTGCTTTATTCTGATATTAGTGAACGTAAAAAAGCAGAGTCCGAATTACAGCGTCTTTCGAATCGCGACCGCCTCACTGGCTTGCCAAACCGAAACTTATTTTTCACGAACTTAAAAAAATTGGGCGCACAAAAGTGTCACCATGCTCTTTTAGTATTTGATTTAGATAACTTTAAAAAAATTAATGACTCACTAGGCCATCAGCTCGGTGATATGTTGCTGTGCCGTTTAGCAAATCGTTTAATTAAATTAACTCGCCAGCAAGATAGTTTTTATCGTTTGGGTGGTGATGAATTTGCTTTGGTGATAGTAGGCACTAACGATATTCATAAAATCACCTCGACTGCCAAAGAGTTTTTACATGAAATCACTCAACCCTTTCACATGGCTGGCCACGAGTTAGTAATTACCTCGAGTGTTGGGGTGGTATTGTTTCCTGAAGATGGTAATACCCCCGAAATCTTGTTAAAAAATGCCGATACCGCGATGTATCACGCTAAACAACAAGGCAACCGGTATTTATTCTTCAACGACACCATGAATCGCCAAGCGGTAAAAAGACTGCAAATAGAAAACTTAATGCGTTTTGGTTTAAAAGAAGATCATTTTTGTGTTTATTATCAACCTAAAATGAATACCGAAACCAACGAATTAGTAGGGATGGAGGCCTTGGTACGCTTTATTACACCTAACAAAGGTTTGATAAGCCCCGCGCAATTTATTCCTATCGCAGAAGAAACAGGCCAGATAATTGAAATTGGCGAAGTGGTGCTTGATAAAGCATGCGCCGATGTTAAACGCTGGTTAAACAAAGGCTTATTTAGTGGTCGAGTGGCCGTTAATCTCTCAGCTAAGCAGTTTGCTTTACCTGACTTAACTGCTCGTATTGATGCCATACTACAAAAACACAGTTTACCGTCTTATTTCTTAGAGCTTGAAATTACGGAAGGCACCGTAATGGATGATCCCAAAGAAGCTATTGCCATTATGAAATCTCTCAGTGCCAGAGGAATTCATTTAGCCATGGATGACTTTGGTACGGGTTATTCCTCTTTGGCTTATTTAAAACAATTTCCACTCAATACCCTAAAAGTAGATAAAGCATTTATCGATGATATGTCGACTGAACGTGGCCGTAACATGGTTGATTCAATTGTGACTATCGCTCACAACTTAGATTTATCTGTGGTCGCTGAAGGAGTTGAATACGCAGAGCAAGTACACATTCTAAGTGAACTCAATTGTGAGACAATTCAAGGTTATTATTATTCTAAACCACTTTCAGCTGAACACTTTGAGCAATTTTTAGAAAAGCAACAGGGCCGCCAAACCAATAAACTGACCCTAGTTAAAAGCTAA
- the fadJ gene encoding fatty acid oxidation complex subunit alpha FadJ gives MTDSVFSLELHDNAIGVVTIDVPGEKMNTLRASFVDELNAILQQALSERVKGLVFISGKKDNFIAGADIKMLDDAKTRDDALYLSKTCHSVFAEMAKMPFTTVAALHGATLGGGLEFALACDYRVCSDADITKLGLPEVQLGLLPGGGGTQRLPKLVGIQKALEWTLTGKQVRAKQALKAGLVNQCVPHSILLATAISQATKGKAKAAKPKLDKISQLLEGNPFGRNIIFKKAAENVTKKTGGHYPAPYAIIKAIRASVEMDTAGAYQVEADGFADLCMSSQSKALRGIFFATTEMKKEWQTPEKTPVTHVAVLGGGLMGAGIAHVSACKANARVRIKDVAAEGITKAMNYSYKILSKKQQRRILTQAQLQLQMNRITGGTDYVGFKHTQIAIEAVFEDLTLKQAMVADIEANTNEHTIFASNTSSLPIHQIAANASRPENVIGLHYFSPVEKMPLVEVIPHAGTSEAVIAKVVSFARKQGKTPIVVKDKAGFYVNRILAPYINEAANLLLAGEPIEKIDQALVEFGFPVGPLTLLDEVGIDIGSKIAPILEVELGERFKAPDAFSRLISAKRLGRKTGQGFYLYGKKDKKVDESIYELLGVQVSPKLNLEEIAERCVSQMLNEAARCLDEGIVASARDGDIGAIFGIGFPPFLGGPFSYIDKLGASHLASRLATFAEQNPAFTPAEALVTMAENKTCYR, from the coding sequence ATGACGGATTCTGTATTTAGTCTTGAATTACATGATAACGCTATTGGTGTTGTAACTATCGATGTGCCAGGCGAAAAAATGAATACCTTGCGTGCAAGCTTTGTCGATGAGCTTAACGCAATCCTACAGCAAGCCTTATCAGAGCGTGTTAAAGGGTTAGTATTTATCAGCGGTAAAAAAGATAACTTTATTGCTGGTGCTGATATTAAAATGCTTGATGATGCAAAAACCCGTGATGATGCACTTTATTTATCAAAAACCTGTCACAGTGTCTTTGCCGAGATGGCAAAAATGCCATTCACCACCGTCGCTGCTTTACATGGTGCGACATTAGGCGGTGGTTTAGAATTTGCACTTGCCTGTGATTACCGTGTTTGTTCTGATGCAGACATTACTAAATTAGGTTTGCCAGAAGTTCAACTTGGCCTATTGCCCGGTGGTGGCGGTACCCAAAGACTACCGAAACTAGTGGGTATTCAAAAAGCATTAGAGTGGACATTGACAGGTAAACAAGTGCGCGCAAAGCAGGCATTAAAAGCCGGTTTAGTGAACCAATGTGTGCCACACAGTATTTTACTTGCTACCGCTATTTCTCAAGCTACCAAGGGTAAAGCAAAAGCGGCTAAACCTAAGCTAGATAAGATCAGTCAGTTGCTTGAAGGTAACCCATTTGGTCGTAACATCATTTTCAAAAAAGCGGCCGAAAATGTCACCAAGAAAACTGGCGGCCATTATCCGGCACCGTATGCCATTATCAAAGCCATTCGTGCCAGTGTTGAAATGGATACCGCAGGTGCTTACCAAGTAGAAGCTGATGGTTTTGCTGATTTATGTATGAGCAGTCAATCTAAAGCATTACGCGGAATTTTCTTTGCCACCACTGAAATGAAAAAAGAGTGGCAAACTCCAGAAAAAACACCTGTCACCCATGTTGCTGTATTAGGCGGTGGTTTGATGGGCGCAGGTATTGCCCATGTCAGTGCCTGCAAAGCTAATGCAAGAGTGCGTATTAAAGATGTCGCTGCTGAGGGCATCACTAAAGCGATGAATTACAGCTACAAGATTTTATCGAAAAAACAGCAGCGCCGAATCTTAACGCAAGCACAGTTGCAGCTACAAATGAACCGTATTACAGGCGGTACAGATTATGTTGGTTTTAAACATACTCAAATTGCCATTGAAGCGGTTTTTGAAGATTTAACGTTGAAACAAGCGATGGTTGCAGACATTGAAGCCAATACCAATGAGCACACAATTTTTGCAAGTAATACCTCATCGTTACCAATTCATCAAATAGCTGCTAATGCGAGCCGACCTGAAAATGTGATTGGACTGCATTATTTTTCGCCAGTAGAAAAAATGCCATTAGTCGAAGTCATTCCCCATGCCGGTACTAGCGAAGCCGTGATTGCAAAAGTGGTGAGCTTTGCACGTAAACAAGGTAAAACACCAATTGTAGTTAAAGACAAAGCGGGTTTTTACGTCAATCGTATTTTAGCGCCTTATATTAATGAAGCTGCTAATTTACTGTTAGCTGGTGAACCAATTGAAAAGATTGACCAAGCATTAGTGGAGTTTGGCTTCCCTGTTGGGCCGCTGACATTATTAGATGAAGTAGGGATTGATATTGGTTCTAAAATAGCGCCAATCCTTGAAGTTGAGCTAGGTGAGCGTTTTAAAGCGCCGGATGCATTCTCGCGTTTAATTTCAGCAAAACGTTTGGGTCGCAAAACTGGCCAAGGCTTTTACCTCTACGGTAAAAAAGACAAAAAAGTCGATGAATCAATCTATGAGTTACTTGGTGTACAAGTATCACCAAAACTTAATCTTGAAGAAATCGCTGAGCGCTGCGTAAGCCAAATGCTTAACGAAGCTGCACGCTGTTTAGATGAAGGCATTGTTGCAAGTGCGCGTGATGGTGATATTGGCGCGATTTTTGGTATTGGTTTCCCTCCGTTTTTAGGTGGTCCATTTAGTTATATTGATAAACTAGGGGCGAGTCATCTCGCGTCACGGTTAGCAACTTTTGCCGAGCAAAATCCTGCATTTACCCCAGCAGAAGCGCTCGTAACTATGGCTGAAAATAAAACCTGTTATCGTTAA